The sequence CAGGCGGCAGGCGCTCTAGCAAAGCGGCCCGCAATTGGGCCCCGGCTTGGCGGTGTTCTTCCTCGTCCTGCCAGTAGGGCAGCGGGATCACCGGCGGCGGCGGGTCTCCGCGGTGGGTGCGCCATTTTTCGTTCCAGGATCGCAGCAGGGTGTCACGGCCCTTGGGGGTGACCTTGTTGAGGCAGACCAGGACAGGCTGCCCGAGGGGTTCGAGCAGGGTGAGCATGTCCCAGACCGCCCGGTCGGCGTACTTGTCCTTGCTCACCACCACGAGCAGGAGATCGGCTAGTGCTGCGGTGCGCAGGAGCCCGTGCAGATAATGGCGGGCCCGTAGGGAATCGAAATCCGGCGTGTCCCACAGGGTCAGGGCGGGAAGTTCCGGGCGGCCTGAAACCGGCTCGGCGGCAAAGTGCGTGTAGCGGTCCGCAGGCAATTGTGCCCGCGGCAGGCGCCGGTAACCTTCGAAGTAGGTGTCCAGCCAGTCGGCAGGTTCCGCCCGGTGGACGAATCCTTGAGGGTGCACGGTGTAGCCGGCCAGGGGGCTGACGCCGGCCGCCTCGGTGTCTAGGATCAGGTTGACGATACTGCTCTTGCCCGCCTGGGTCGGGCCGATGACGGCGACCTGCAAGGTATGGTCGGGCGGCAGTTCGGTCTTGGCCAGGGCGGCACGGGTCAGTTCCAGGGAAGGTTCCAGCTCTGTCAGCAGCCTTGCCAGCGGGGATTCGGCGGGCAGGTGCGCCTGCAGGGCGCAGCTTTGCTGCCGGTACCGGTCGAGAAAGGCTTTCAGTTCCAAGATTACGGCTTCGGTAATTCTTTGGGTTCTTCCAGCGTGCGGATGAAGCGGTCGGCCTGCTGGATGGACTGTTCCATGACCTTGATCATCGCCGCAATGTCGACGCTGACGTGGTTCAGTTCATGCTGCAGGGCGGCGATAGCCTGGGCGTTGAGGTTGTGCTTGAGAAACAGGATCTGGTCGCGGAAGGCGCCCAGGACCGGATCGATGCGGCTTTCCGCCTTGCGCATGGCGCCGATGAGGCGTTTGTAGTGGCGCTGTGTCAGCCTCAGCTTCTGACGGCTCTTGCTGCGCAGACTGCGGTTGGTGTAAAGCGCCAGTTCGTCCTCCCATTCGGTGAACAGGGATTCGGCCAGGGATTCGATGGTGTCGATGTGATCCCGGACTTCCTCGGCCTTCTGTTCGCTGCGGTCGAATTCCCGCTTGAGGGCGCGGTAGTAGCTGGCGAGGCTGCCGCCGTCGTAAGCGATCAGGGCACTGAAACGTTCCAGGGTGGTCTGGAGCTGCTCCTTGGTTTCCTCCAGGCCGGTGCGGGCGTCTTCCACCCGGGCGACGAGGAAATCGCGCTTGTGGGAGCCGGTGGCCGATTCCGCCATCCGGTAATAGGCCTGGCGGATCCGCTCCAGCACGAACCGGCTCAGGCGTTGGGACAGGGTGCGGCGGCGCTCTGCACGGACGGGGAGTTTCATGGTCTGATGGACAAGCGATTACAATGACGTTTCAACATTCTAACATTGGTCCCAGCCGCGCCATGGCCCTCAGCAACAGCGAAATCGCCGATCTTTTCGACGAACTGGCCGACCTCCTCGACATCGAGGGGGAGAACCCCTACAAGGTCCGCGCCTACCGCAACGCCGCCCGGATCATCCGCAGTCTGCCCCGCAGTCTGGCGGAGATGGTCGCAGCCGGGGAGGATCTGACCCGGCTGCCCGGCATCGGCGAGCGCATCGCCCGGAAGATCGAAACCGTCGTCAAGACCGGCAAGCTGCCCCAGCTGGAACAGGCGCTGGCGCGCACGCCGCCGACCCTGCTGCAGCTGCTTAGGATCGAGGGGCTGGGGCCGAAACGGGTCAAGGCCCTGTTCGGCGCCCTGGACATCCGCACTCTGGAGGACCTGGAGCGGGCCGCTCGCAGCGGAAAGATCCGTCAGTTGCCGGGATTTGGACCCAAAATCGAGGCATTGATTCTCAAACATCTGGATCAGGCCCTGGAAGGAGAGCGGCGCTATCTGCGTTTCGAGGCCGAGAGCATCGCCACCGCCCTGATCGCCCACCTGCGCCAGGCGCCCGGGATCGACCGCATTGAGGTGGCCGGCAGCTACCGGCGCTGGAGGGAAACCGTGGGCGATCTC comes from Methylomarinovum tepidoasis and encodes:
- a CDS encoding DUF2959 domain-containing protein — encoded protein: MKLPVRAERRRTLSQRLSRFVLERIRQAYYRMAESATGSHKRDFLVARVEDARTGLEETKEQLQTTLERFSALIAYDGGSLASYYRALKREFDRSEQKAEEVRDHIDTIESLAESLFTEWEDELALYTNRSLRSKSRQKLRLTQRHYKRLIGAMRKAESRIDPVLGAFRDQILFLKHNLNAQAIAALQHELNHVSVDIAAMIKVMEQSIQQADRFIRTLEEPKELPKP